A genomic stretch from Fusobacterium varium includes:
- the porA gene encoding pyruvate ferredoxin oxidoreductase → MSIRERMSGNEAVAIAMRQINPDVVPAFPITPSTEIPQYFSKFVADGLVDTEFIPVESEHSAMSAAMGSQAAGARTMTATSSCGLALMWEMLYVVSSARLPITLACVNRALTGPININADHSDSMGARDAGWIQIYSETNQEAYDNMLQANRIGEHPDVQLPVMICQDGFITSHAVENIELLEDDEAKAFVGEYTPEDYLLNSKRPVAMGPYDIVSYYMEHKVNQAHAMINAKKVILEVAAEFEKLTGRKYGFFEEYRLDDAEVAIVVINSTAGTAKAAIDEMRKEGKKVGLLKIRVFRPFPMEEIAQALKHIKMVAVMDKSEGFSAAGGPVFAEVRSALYDCNPRPKMVNYVYGLGGRDVTTNHIKEIFETLLKEKDEEVKNRYRHFGVRG, encoded by the coding sequence CAGATGTAGTACCAGCTTTTCCAATCACTCCTTCTACAGAAATACCACAATATTTCTCTAAATTTGTTGCTGATGGATTAGTTGATACAGAGTTTATTCCAGTTGAATCAGAACATAGTGCAATGTCAGCTGCTATGGGTTCTCAAGCTGCTGGAGCTAGAACAATGACTGCAACTTCATCTTGTGGACTTGCACTTATGTGGGAGATGCTTTATGTTGTATCTTCAGCTAGATTACCTATTACACTTGCTTGTGTGAACAGAGCTCTTACTGGACCTATCAATATCAATGCTGATCATAGTGACTCTATGGGTGCTAGAGATGCTGGATGGATTCAAATATATAGTGAAACAAACCAAGAAGCTTATGACAATATGTTACAAGCTAATAGAATAGGTGAGCATCCAGATGTTCAACTTCCTGTTATGATTTGCCAAGATGGATTTATCACAAGTCATGCTGTTGAAAATATAGAACTACTTGAAGACGATGAAGCTAAAGCTTTTGTTGGAGAATATACTCCAGAAGATTATCTTTTAAATTCTAAAAGACCTGTAGCTATGGGACCTTATGATATTGTTTCATACTATATGGAGCACAAAGTTAATCAAGCTCATGCTATGATAAATGCTAAAAAAGTTATTCTTGAAGTAGCTGCTGAATTTGAAAAATTAACTGGAAGAAAATATGGATTCTTTGAAGAATATAGATTAGATGATGCAGAAGTAGCAATAGTTGTTATCAACTCTACTGCTGGAACTGCAAAAGCTGCTATAGATGAGATGAGAAAAGAGGGGAAAAAAGTTGGACTTTTAAAAATAAGAGTATTTAGACCTTTCCCTATGGAAGAGATTGCTCAAGCACTTAAACATATAAAAATGGTAGCTGTTATGGATAAATCTGAGGGATTCTCTGCTGCTGGAGGACCTGTTTTTGCTGAAGTAAGATCTGCTCTTTATGACTGTAACCCAAGACCTAAAATGGTAAACTATGTGTATGGACTTGGTGGTAGAGATGTTACTACAAACCATATCAAAGAGATCTTTGAAACTTTATTAAAAGAAAAAGATGAAGAGGTTAAAAATAGATATAGACATTTTGGTGTAAGAGGTTAG